The sequence below is a genomic window from Candidatus Methylomirabilota bacterium.
TGGGCAGCTCCGCCGATGGCAAGGTGAATCTGATCGCGTCGGTGTCCAAAGACCTGACGGGGCGCGTGCAGGCGGGCAGGGTTATTCAGGAGGTGGCCAAGGTCGTCGGTGGGGGCGGGGGCGGACGTCCCGACATGGCGCAGGCGGGCGGCAAGGATCCCTCCAAGCTCGATGAGGCGCTCAGGCTGGCCGAGAGCTTGGTAGAACAGCGGTTAAAGGTCTAGCAGGGCGGGCGGGCCATGACCGGGAAGGGAAAGATCCTCGTCGTGGACGACGAGCCGCCTGTCGGCGAGGTCCTCTCCGAGTTCTTCACGCCCAAGGGCTACGAGGTCATCTGCGCCCTGGGCGGCCTGGAAGGGCTGTCCAAGCTCGAGAAGTTCCAGCCCGACGTGGTGCTCCTCGACGTCCGCATGCCCGACATGGACGGCATCACCGTCCTCCGGCGCATCCGTGACGCCAATACCCGCGTGGGCGTGCTCATGATGAGCGGCAACACCGACAGCGAGGCGGCCAAGGAGACGCTGCAGCTCGGCGCCTTCGACTACGTTCTCAAGCCCTTCGACTTCGACTATCTCGACCGCGCCGTCCACAAGATGCTCACCGCCGCCGCTGCCCCCGAGGCGCGCGCGGTGGCGGGGCTGCCGCCCTCCGCCGCTGAGCCCTCGCAGCACGGCCTGCTCTACGACCTCGCCATCGAGGTGTTCAAGGCCACCCGCGCGATGGGCTCGGAGGCACGGACCACGCTGGCGCCGGCACTCGAGACCGCGGCGCTGGCCGCCGTTCAGAAGGGCGTGTCGGGGGAGAAGGCCGAAGTGATCCGCGCCCTGAATCACCTCCGTATGCTGATTCGCTTCGCGCGCGACCTCGGGGACTTCAGCGATTCGGTGCACCGTCACCTCGAGGCGCAGATCGTCACCGCGCGCCGGTCCGTCGGTCTTGGCTGAGCCGACGGTCTCTGGGCCGGCCGCCGTCCCTCCCGCTCAGACCCGCTGGAGCAGCAGCCCCGTCAAGTAGCGCGTCTCGGGTATGGCCAGGAGCACCGGGTGGTCCCGGCTCTGCCCGAGGGTGGCGAGGACCCGGACGTTGACGCCCGCGTCCCCCGCGGCGGCCCGACAGACACCCTCGAACAGCTCCGGCGTCACGTGGTGCGAGCACGAGAACGTGGCGACAATCCCGCCCGGCTCGAGCAGGCGCAGGCCACGGAGATTGATCTCCTTGTAGCCGCGCGCGGCCGCGTCCACCGCGTCCTTGCGCCGCGTGAACGGCGGGGGATCGAGGACCACCAGGCCGAAGCGCTTGTGGGCGGCGGCCAGCGTGCGCAGCTCGTCGAAGGCGTTGGCCTCGCGAATCGTCGCCCGCGCCGCGACGTCGTTGGCGGCGAGGTTCTCCCGGGCGCCCTCGGCCGCGTCGGCGGAGGACTCGATGAGGAGGGCCTCGCGCGCGCCGGCGCGCAGCGCGTGGCACGCGAAGGCGCCCGTGTAGGCGAACGCGTCCAGCATGCGCCGACCCGCGGCGTGGCCGGCGACCAGGCGATGGTTCTCGCGCTGGTCGAGATAGAGGCCGGTCTTGTGCCCGGCCCCGACGTGGACGACCAGCGCGCATTCGCCCTCCGTCACCCGCACGGTCACCGCCGCGTCGTCTCCCGTGGGCACCCAGCCGCGCCGCGGCTCGAAGCCCTCGATGCGGGCGGCGCCGGGGTCGTCGAGGCGATAGACCCGCTGCCCCTCGAAGAGCACCGCGAGCTCCTCCGCGACCGCGTCGGCCAGGCGGGCCATGCCGAGGGTCAGGCTCTGCATCACGGTGACGGGCCCGTAGCGATCGACTACGAGGC
It includes:
- a CDS encoding class I SAM-dependent methyltransferase, encoding MQSLTLGMARLADAVAEELAVLFEGQRVYRLDDPGAARIEGFEPRRGWVPTGDDAAVTVRVTEGECALVVHVGAGHKTGLYLDQRENHRLVAGHAAGRRMLDAFAYTGAFACHALRAGAREALLIESSADAAEGARENLAANDVAARATIREANAFDELRTLAAAHKRFGLVVLDPPPFTRRKDAVDAAARGYKEINLRGLRLLEPGGIVATFSCSHHVTPELFEGVCRAAAGDAGVNVRVLATLGQSRDHPVLLAIPETRYLTGLLLQRV
- a CDS encoding response regulator, giving the protein MTGKGKILVVDDEPPVGEVLSEFFTPKGYEVICALGGLEGLSKLEKFQPDVVLLDVRMPDMDGITVLRRIRDANTRVGVLMMSGNTDSEAAKETLQLGAFDYVLKPFDFDYLDRAVHKMLTAAAAPEARAVAGLPPSAAEPSQHGLLYDLAIEVFKATRAMGSEARTTLAPALETAALAAVQKGVSGEKAEVIRALNHLRMLIRFARDLGDFSDSVHRHLEAQIVTARRSVGLG